A region of Candidatus Bathyarchaeia archaeon DNA encodes the following proteins:
- a CDS encoding phage holin family protein translates to MSRDQTYGGLIFAAALAVAVIYVIVFFAPYLGFPASWSWWAVAVPMFLLVIAALAICMWIGWTMLTTPPPMPIESELKAESEPESEKEAKNPGEK, encoded by the coding sequence GTGAGTAGAGATCAAACCTATGGAGGGCTCATATTCGCAGCCGCGTTAGCGGTAGCCGTAATCTACGTGATCGTGTTCTTCGCGCCATATCTTGGGTTCCCAGCTTCATGGAGCTGGTGGGCTGTAGCCGTACCCATGTTTCTCCTCGTCATCGCCGCGCTGGCGATATGCATGTGGATCGGGTGGACGATGCTCACCACGCCTCCCCCGATGCCGATAGAGTCGGAGCTTAAGGCTGAATCGGAACCTGAATCCGAGAAAGAAGCGAAAAACCCCGGTGAAAAATAG
- a CDS encoding translation initiation factor IF-2 subunit beta: MSEEYLRLLSKALEKVPRKPATSGRFEIPAPEVEAAGNKTMLMNLNEVAERLNRDPKHLLKFLSKELATSGAQVSGRAIFQGRFPKNTIHRLINIYVGKYVICPICKTPDTTIVKEGPFHFLVCEACGAKSSILES; this comes from the coding sequence ATGAGCGAAGAATACCTTAGGCTGCTGAGCAAAGCCCTGGAGAAGGTCCCGAGGAAACCCGCCACCTCGGGAAGGTTTGAAATACCAGCCCCTGAGGTAGAGGCCGCCGGCAATAAGACCATGCTCATGAACCTTAATGAGGTCGCTGAGAGGCTGAACAGGGATCCTAAACACCTCTTGAAGTTTCTCTCCAAGGAGTTAGCGACAAGCGGAGCCCAGGTGAGTGGGAGAGCGATTTTCCAGGGAAGGTTTCCAAAGAACACGATACACCGCCTCATCAATATCTACGTCGGAAAATACGTGATATGCCCTATCTGTAAAACCCCAGACACCACGATAGTGAAGGAAGGCCCATTCCACTTCCTAGTATGCGAGGCCTGCGGAGCCAAATCCTCCATCCTCGAATCCTGA